In Methylomagnum ishizawai, one DNA window encodes the following:
- a CDS encoding ISAs1 family transposase, producing METAEKKPLLEHFADLEDPRTRQSRHDLKELLLVAVCAVLSGADGWAAVALWGRAKLPWLRRFLPFENGVASHDTFGRVFALLDAAGFEERFIAWMGGVCGALAGLQVAIDGKTAKRSKSAGGKALHLVSAYAHGLGLALGQVRTAEKSNEITAIPELLDALLLRGCVVTLDAMGCQKAIAAKIVGQEADYVLSVKNNQPGLAAALDGFFDEGGRDGWEGRPHTHAEWVEKDHGRIETRRCVVAEDVDGRVDRADWPGVRTLAMVEAIREVGGTTSRERRYYISSLSVDAARMGEIVRGHWGVENGLHWSLDIAFGEDQARMREGNSAENFSILRRIALNLLRQDKTTKAGIKNRRLLAGWNDEYRQHILGIQTLA from the coding sequence ATGGAAACCGCCGAGAAGAAGCCGCTGCTGGAGCATTTCGCCGACCTGGAAGACCCGCGCACCCGCCAATCCCGACATGATTTGAAGGAGTTGCTGCTGGTGGCGGTCTGCGCGGTATTGAGCGGAGCGGACGGCTGGGCGGCGGTGGCGTTGTGGGGCCGGGCCAAGCTGCCGTGGCTGCGGCGGTTCCTGCCGTTCGAGAACGGGGTGGCCTCGCACGACACGTTCGGACGGGTGTTCGCGCTGCTGGACGCGGCGGGATTCGAGGAGCGGTTCATCGCCTGGATGGGCGGGGTGTGCGGGGCGCTGGCGGGGCTGCAAGTGGCCATCGACGGCAAGACGGCCAAGCGGTCGAAGTCGGCGGGCGGGAAGGCGCTGCACTTGGTGTCGGCGTATGCCCATGGGCTTGGGCTGGCGTTGGGGCAGGTGAGGACGGCGGAGAAGTCGAACGAGATCACGGCCATCCCGGAGTTGCTGGACGCCCTGCTGCTCAGGGGCTGCGTCGTGACCCTCGACGCCATGGGCTGCCAGAAGGCCATCGCCGCGAAGATCGTGGGGCAGGAGGCCGACTACGTGCTGAGCGTGAAGAACAACCAGCCCGGCCTCGCGGCGGCCCTGGACGGCTTCTTCGACGAGGGCGGGCGCGACGGTTGGGAAGGCAGGCCCCACACCCACGCCGAATGGGTGGAGAAGGACCATGGCCGGATCGAAACCCGCCGCTGCGTGGTCGCAGAGGATGTGGACGGACGGGTGGACCGCGCCGACTGGCCGGGGGTCAGGACGCTCGCCATGGTCGAGGCCATCCGCGAGGTGGGCGGGACCACCAGCCGCGAGCGGAGGTATTACATCAGTTCGCTGAGCGTGGACGCCGCCCGTATGGGCGAAATCGTGCGGGGACACTGGGGCGTGGAGAATGGCCTGCACTGGTCTTTGGATATTGCCTTCGGCGAGGACCAGGCCCGGATGCGCGAGGGCAACTCGGCGGAGAACTTCTCCATCCTGCGCCGCATCGCCCTCAACCTGCTCCGCCAGGACAAAACCACCAAGGCCGGCATCAAGAACCGGCGGTTGCTGGCCGGATGGAACGACGAGTACCGCCAACATATCCTCGGAATTCAAACACTTGCTTGA
- a CDS encoding APC family permease, translated as MHEPTSSKAPSLRRALGPFAASALLTGTVIGTGIFLVPSTIAREVDSVGLVFLVWTLGAVLSLAGTLTYAELGAALPEAGGEYVFLSRAYGPVWGFLFGWQQVVIGKTGSIGAIAIALAIFLGYFLPGLDRPWLAWEAWRLTGLQAVAIGAIALLTAVNYAGVALGGAVQGFLTLLKVGAILALAAWVLGSGQGDWNHFQTAPAAGPARSVGDFLAHFGAAMAAALWAYDGWNNLTLVGAEIRDPHRTIPRVLILGILGVAGLYMLTNLACFYALPLAAVQQSPRVAQDAARLVLGDWGGTALSLAALVSTFATLNGSILVGARIFYAMAGDGLLFRPLAELHPTRHTPAKALIVQGILASGLVLLLGGDNAAFERMLDYALFGTWGFYGITVLAVIALRHRHPDLPRPYLTLGYPWIPLVFAGVALLFCISIALRRPVETGIGLALLAAGLPFYAYRRKRI; from the coding sequence ATGCACGAACCCACATCCTCGAAAGCCCCCTCCCTACGCCGGGCGCTCGGCCCCTTCGCCGCCAGCGCCTTGCTGACCGGCACCGTCATCGGCACCGGCATCTTCCTGGTTCCTTCCACCATCGCCCGCGAAGTCGATTCCGTGGGGCTGGTGTTCCTGGTCTGGACCCTGGGCGCCGTGCTGTCCCTGGCCGGGACGCTGACCTATGCCGAACTCGGCGCGGCCCTGCCCGAAGCCGGCGGCGAATATGTCTTCCTCAGCCGCGCCTATGGGCCGGTCTGGGGGTTTTTGTTCGGCTGGCAGCAAGTGGTGATCGGCAAGACCGGCTCCATCGGCGCCATCGCCATCGCCTTGGCGATCTTCCTGGGCTATTTCCTGCCGGGGCTGGACCGGCCCTGGTTGGCATGGGAAGCCTGGAGGCTCACTGGACTGCAAGCCGTCGCCATCGGCGCCATCGCCCTGCTGACCGCCGTGAATTACGCCGGGGTCGCGCTGGGCGGGGCGGTGCAGGGTTTCCTGACCCTGCTCAAGGTCGGGGCGATCCTGGCCTTGGCCGCCTGGGTGCTAGGCAGCGGACAAGGGGATTGGAACCATTTCCAAACCGCCCCCGCCGCCGGGCCTGCCCGAAGTGTAGGCGATTTTTTAGCCCATTTCGGTGCGGCCATGGCGGCGGCGCTGTGGGCCTACGATGGTTGGAACAACCTCACCCTGGTCGGGGCCGAAATCCGCGACCCGCACCGGACCATTCCACGGGTGCTGATCCTGGGCATTTTGGGGGTGGCGGGGCTGTATATGCTGACCAACCTGGCCTGCTTCTACGCCTTGCCGCTCGCGGCGGTGCAGCAATCGCCCAGGGTGGCGCAGGACGCCGCCCGCTTGGTGCTGGGGGATTGGGGCGGGACGGCCTTGAGCTTGGCGGCGCTGGTATCGACCTTCGCCACTTTGAACGGTTCGATTTTGGTGGGGGCGCGGATTTTCTACGCCATGGCCGGGGACGGGCTGTTGTTCCGCCCGCTGGCCGAATTGCACCCGACGCGGCATACCCCGGCCAAGGCGCTCATCGTCCAGGGAATATTGGCTTCGGGGCTGGTCTTGCTGCTGGGCGGGGATAACGCGGCGTTCGAGCGGATGCTGGATTACGCGCTGTTCGGCACCTGGGGGTTCTACGGCATCACGGTGCTGGCGGTGATCGCCCTGCGCCACCGCCATCCCGACCTGCCCCGGCCTTATCTCACCCTGGGCTATCCCTGGATTCCCCTGGTGTTCGCCGGGGTCGCTCTGCTGTTCTGCATCAGCATCGCGCTACGGAGGCCGGTGGAAACAGGCATAGGGCTGGCTCTGCTGGCGGCGGGATTGCCGTTTTATGCATACCGGCGGAAGCGCATATAA
- a CDS encoding response regulator translates to MAKTILIVDDSASLRQVVNIALSGAGYDVIEAGDGKDALTKLDGRKIHLIISDVHMPVMDGIAFVKEVKKHPSYKFTPIIMLTTESQESKKLEGQMAGAKAWVVKPFKPEQMLSAVSKLILP, encoded by the coding sequence ATGGCCAAGACCATACTCATCGTCGATGACTCGGCGTCCCTGCGGCAAGTGGTCAATATCGCCCTGAGCGGCGCGGGCTACGACGTCATTGAGGCGGGAGACGGCAAGGACGCCCTGACCAAGCTGGATGGCCGCAAAATCCACCTCATCATCAGCGATGTGCATATGCCGGTGATGGACGGTATCGCCTTCGTGAAGGAGGTAAAGAAACATCCGTCCTACAAGTTCACCCCCATCATCATGCTGACCACCGAATCCCAGGAATCGAAGAAGCTAGAGGGGCAGATGGCCGGGGCCAAGGCCTGGGTGGTGAAACCGTTCAAACCGGAGCAAATGCTGTCCGCGGTCAGCAAGCTGATCCTGCCGTGA
- a CDS encoding STAS domain-containing protein, whose protein sequence is MPIVVETLDNGTARLGVGSGMTIYEAAGLKADLLRAVAEHTELDIDLSEVAELDTAGLQLLVLAKREAVKAGHVLHLSGHSGPVREVLGLYRMESYFGDPVVLPAD, encoded by the coding sequence ATGCCTATCGTCGTGGAGACCTTGGACAACGGCACCGCCCGGCTCGGCGTCGGCAGCGGGATGACCATCTACGAAGCGGCCGGACTCAAGGCCGATTTGCTGCGGGCCGTGGCCGAACACACCGAATTGGACATCGATCTTTCGGAAGTCGCCGAACTCGATACCGCCGGCCTGCAATTGCTGGTGCTGGCCAAGCGCGAGGCGGTCAAGGCCGGGCACGTCCTGCATTTGTCCGGGCATAGCGGGCCGGTGCGGGAAGTCCTGGGGCTCTACCGCATGGAATCCTATTTCGGTGATCCCGTGGTGTTGCCCGCCGATTAG
- a CDS encoding chemotaxis protein CheA, giving the protein MNFDAAIQSYIAESRELLDTMEQSLMALENGGGDDDLIHAIFRAAHTIKGTGGIFGFDPIVHFTHDVESLLDRLRGGLLALDGDIVALLLRSCDHIRSLLEPVTAGEALDADLVEQGRALLGGLARYLGHGDGPERAASADVPVPVEEPTAEPVGGGMASADHWHISLRFGRDVLRNGMDPLSFLRYLAQLGELVDVATLTDALPEAPEMDPESCYLGFEIGLRSGAERDQIEGAFEFVRDDCAIRILPPHSKVSEYIQLIQDLPEDTVRLGEILVGSKALTQVELDWGLKLQVDEERVAAAGGAEHHRLLGEILVEEAVVPAKVVSAALDKQQQIKERKASENRFIRVEAEKLDQLVDLVGELVIAGANTQLLAHQAGAVEVIESAANLFRLVEELRNRALGLQMVQIGSTLQRFQRVVRDVGKELGKQVELYISGGETELDKSVIEQIGDPLMHLVRNALDHGIEPAAERLVKGKPEKARVELNAYHESGSIVIEVTDDGRGLDRDKILAKAVSRGLVGPGQNLPDGEVYNLIFEPGFSTADSISNLSGRGVGMDVVRRNVEALRGHVQLHSQLGSGTTVRIRLPLTLAIIDGFLVGLGPARYVIPMDMLVECLEHSGEDRAKAIREGYLNVRGKVLPILRLSEVLGVETQRVRRESVVVVRFGELTAGLVVDELLGEFQTVIKPLGALFGHLAPIGGSTILGSGEVALIIDVPGLLRRVQQHQHSQHGQTVSRALAATA; this is encoded by the coding sequence ATGAATTTCGACGCAGCCATACAAAGCTATATCGCCGAGAGCCGCGAATTGCTCGACACCATGGAGCAATCGCTGATGGCCCTGGAAAACGGCGGGGGCGACGATGACCTGATCCACGCCATTTTCCGCGCCGCCCATACCATCAAGGGTACCGGGGGCATTTTCGGGTTCGATCCCATCGTTCATTTCACCCACGATGTGGAAAGCCTGCTGGACCGCCTGCGCGGCGGACTCCTGGCCTTGGACGGCGACATCGTGGCCCTGCTCTTGCGCAGTTGCGACCACATCCGTTCCTTGCTGGAACCCGTCACCGCCGGGGAGGCGCTGGATGCGGATTTGGTGGAACAGGGCCGGGCGCTGTTGGGCGGGTTGGCCCGTTATCTCGGCCATGGCGATGGCCCGGAGCGGGCGGCCTCCGCCGACGTGCCGGTGCCGGTGGAAGAACCCACCGCCGAGCCGGTCGGCGGCGGCATGGCCAGCGCCGACCATTGGCATATCTCCCTGCGCTTCGGGCGCGACGTGCTGCGCAACGGCATGGACCCTTTGTCGTTCCTGCGCTATCTGGCGCAGCTCGGCGAATTGGTCGATGTGGCCACCCTCACCGACGCCCTGCCCGAAGCCCCGGAAATGGACCCCGAATCCTGCTACCTGGGTTTCGAGATCGGACTCAGGAGCGGGGCCGAGCGCGATCAGATCGAGGGCGCGTTCGAATTCGTGCGCGACGATTGCGCGATCCGCATCTTGCCGCCGCATAGCAAGGTCAGCGAGTACATCCAACTCATCCAGGACTTGCCGGAAGATACCGTGCGGCTGGGCGAAATCCTGGTCGGTTCCAAGGCGCTGACCCAGGTCGAACTGGACTGGGGTTTGAAGCTCCAGGTCGACGAGGAGCGGGTCGCGGCGGCGGGCGGCGCGGAACACCACCGGCTGCTGGGCGAAATCCTGGTCGAGGAGGCCGTGGTGCCGGCCAAGGTGGTATCGGCCGCCCTCGACAAACAACAACAGATCAAGGAGCGCAAGGCCAGCGAGAACCGTTTCATCCGGGTCGAGGCCGAGAAACTGGACCAACTGGTCGATCTGGTCGGCGAATTGGTCATCGCCGGGGCCAATACCCAATTGCTGGCCCACCAGGCCGGGGCGGTCGAGGTGATCGAATCCGCCGCCAACCTGTTCCGGTTGGTCGAGGAACTCCGCAACCGCGCCCTGGGTCTGCAAATGGTGCAGATCGGCAGCACCTTGCAGCGCTTCCAGCGGGTGGTGCGCGACGTGGGCAAGGAACTCGGCAAGCAGGTCGAGCTATATATCAGCGGCGGCGAGACCGAACTCGACAAATCGGTGATCGAACAGATCGGCGATCCCCTGATGCACCTGGTCCGCAACGCCCTCGATCACGGTATCGAACCGGCCGCCGAGCGCCTCGTCAAGGGCAAGCCGGAAAAGGCGCGGGTGGAACTCAACGCCTACCACGAGTCGGGCAGCATCGTCATCGAAGTGACCGACGATGGCCGCGGCCTGGACCGCGATAAAATCCTGGCCAAGGCGGTCTCGCGTGGCCTGGTCGGGCCGGGCCAGAACCTGCCGGATGGCGAGGTCTACAACCTGATCTTCGAGCCGGGATTCTCCACCGCCGACAGTATTTCCAACCTGTCCGGGCGCGGCGTCGGCATGGACGTGGTCCGGCGTAATGTAGAAGCTTTGCGCGGTCATGTGCAGTTGCATAGCCAACTCGGCAGCGGCACCACGGTCCGCATCCGCCTCCCGCTGACCCTCGCTATCATCGACGGCTTCCTGGTGGGCCTGGGACCGGCCCGCTACGTCATCCCCATGGATATGTTGGTGGAATGCCTGGAACACAGCGGGGAAGACCGGGCCAAGGCCATCCGCGAGGGCTATCTGAATGTGCGTGGCAAGGTGCTGCCCATCCTGCGGTTGTCCGAGGTGCTAGGGGTGGAAACCCAGAGGGTCCGGCGCGAAAGCGTGGTGGTGGTCCGCTTCGGCGAATTGACGGCGGGCTTGGTGGTCGATGAGTTGCTGGGCGAGTTCCAGACCGTCATCAAGCCCCTGGGCGCCTTGTTCGGCCATCTGGCCCCCATCGGTGGTTCCACCATCCTGGGCAGCGGCGAGGTGGCTTTGATTATCGATGTACCGGGCCTGCTGCGGCGGGTCCAGCAACACCAACATAGCCAGCATGGCCAGACGGTTTCCCGCGCCCTGGCCGCCACGGCGTGA